The following coding sequences lie in one Brevibacterium marinum genomic window:
- a CDS encoding FGGY family carbohydrate kinase, whose product MTTAPIQRGILAIDEGTTSTRAAIVTESGDVPFISYRELETCSPTPGVVEQSFELLWEFTLEVLREAHANARELGITTVAVAIATQRATAGLWESATGRPYGRGMVWQDTRYAEQLCRLSGDWDTRLRTHTGRTAGVRSPYLWAAERIAAEADVSQAHERGTLRFGTVDTWLAWKLTGGRTHITSPTNVAACGGYDVETGGYYAEWIRTLGFPEELLAEIRDDGGEDLAVLDPDILGVELPIRALIGDQHGAILGLGCFDAGQSTCIHGTGSFIDQILSDRIPMDTTVPEAVTGTVAWRSGTTVHAVENFTAATGSALGWLCRQMRMFADPVEITELASHETLWSGPVPRFVPALTGTRLPVIDTRVRASISGMGLSTTRGQVAVGMLEGIAQSVAQSVDANIAVAGDRPAQLCVGGGLSKSDPLVQMQADLTGVPMLRYSDTDKATLRGTSYLAGLGLLWGSLQEAAQTMGTPEVFEPKLTQRQASEHTGAWRAAVAAELRDLDTSEPPVRRQPDATSAVSST is encoded by the coding sequence GTGACAACCGCACCGATCCAGCGCGGGATCCTCGCGATCGACGAAGGCACAACAAGCACCCGAGCCGCCATCGTCACCGAATCCGGAGACGTTCCTTTCATCTCCTACCGGGAGTTGGAGACTTGCAGCCCGACTCCAGGCGTGGTCGAGCAGTCCTTCGAACTGCTGTGGGAATTCACTCTCGAGGTTCTGCGGGAGGCCCATGCTAACGCTCGCGAACTCGGCATCACGACGGTGGCGGTGGCGATCGCAACCCAGCGGGCAACAGCCGGACTGTGGGAATCTGCGACCGGCCGACCATACGGCCGCGGCATGGTCTGGCAGGACACCCGCTACGCGGAACAATTGTGCCGACTGTCCGGCGACTGGGACACACGACTGCGAACTCACACCGGTCGGACCGCCGGCGTCCGCTCCCCCTACCTCTGGGCAGCCGAGCGCATCGCAGCCGAAGCCGATGTGTCCCAGGCCCACGAACGAGGCACCCTGAGGTTCGGCACCGTCGACACATGGCTGGCTTGGAAGCTTACCGGTGGCCGCACCCACATCACCTCACCTACGAATGTCGCAGCCTGCGGCGGCTACGACGTGGAGACTGGCGGATACTATGCCGAGTGGATCCGCACGCTCGGATTCCCTGAGGAACTGCTGGCCGAGATCCGAGACGATGGCGGCGAGGATCTGGCCGTCCTCGATCCTGACATCCTCGGCGTCGAGCTCCCGATCCGGGCTCTCATCGGCGACCAACATGGGGCGATTCTGGGGCTGGGGTGCTTCGACGCCGGCCAATCCACCTGCATCCACGGCACTGGCAGCTTCATCGATCAGATCCTCAGCGATCGGATCCCGATGGACACGACGGTTCCCGAAGCCGTCACCGGCACGGTGGCCTGGCGCAGCGGCACGACCGTGCACGCGGTCGAGAACTTCACCGCCGCGACAGGGTCGGCCCTCGGCTGGCTGTGCCGACAGATGCGGATGTTTGCCGATCCTGTCGAGATCACGGAACTCGCATCGCACGAGACGCTGTGGTCAGGGCCCGTACCGCGTTTCGTCCCGGCTTTGACAGGAACTCGCCTCCCGGTCATCGATACACGCGTGCGAGCATCGATCTCCGGCATGGGCCTGTCGACTACACGTGGACAGGTCGCCGTCGGGATGCTCGAGGGGATCGCCCAATCCGTCGCCCAGAGCGTCGACGCCAACATCGCGGTAGCCGGAGACCGGCCCGCACAGTTGTGTGTGGGCGGCGGTCTGTCCAAGTCGGACCCGTTGGTTCAGATGCAAGCGGACCTGACAGGGGTGCCGATGCTCCGATATTCGGACACCGATAAGGCCACATTGCGCGGCACGTCATACCTGGCAGGACTGGGCCTGCTCTGGGGCTCCCTACAGGAGGCAGCGCAGACCATGGGCACCCCGGAGGTCTTCGAACCAAAGCTCACCCAGAGACAAGCCTCCGAACATACGGGAGCCTGGCGGGCGGCGGTGGCTGCCGAGCTGAGGGACCTCGATACGTCGGAACCTCCCGTTCGCAGGCAACCGGACGCAACCTCGGCGGTCAGCTCGACATGA